The Theileria equi strain WA chromosome 2 map unlocalized gcontig_1105316255037, whole genome shotgun sequence genomic sequence TCTCCAAAATCACTGTGATCCGCAAAGCAATCGCAAAGGTACTCACAGTCTACAACCAACGcaagaaggaggaagagagaaAGAAGTACAAGAAACTCTCCAAGACACCACTCAACTTGAGACCAAAACTCACAAGGGCAAAGCGGAAGGCACTCACCGCTAAGCAAAAGCAAATGAAGACGCTCAAGGAACGCAAAAAGAGTGAGAACTTGCCAAAACGCAAGTTTGCCGTCTtgtcttaatttgttttttttATGCGTACATGCGAGCGTAATGCATTGCATGGagcaaagaatggatgaCCAGAGGCTTTAGCTGAAGGGAGTCCATGCAGGGGTATCCCGCCCGTAGCAAAGCGGAGAATGGatcccgaagaatgagggactagagcgactggaaggagcctaaagaagagtaggattaaggtcattactggagtgcaacggaaggaggaatgacCTACTGGTGTCCtagactaggtagtaatgATGAGTATACGtagtataggagcttgtctattctggacTCTGGACCATCTTGAGATGGAAGCATAGACTCCAGAGGAACTTAGTTACCTAACCATGGACAAGATGAATGACACTACCATACTGACACCTATGAAACCTTAAGAATGTGAGCTACTCGACaacatgcatcttgaaatgaCAAGGaatactggaacactaAACTCTCgagtagagaatggagggGTATCCTCAACTTATAGccaatgatatggtatataatggtgtgaacGGCAGGTAAGATCGCAAGATGACTGATGGGAGATCAGAGGCTTCAGAAaggcgccatgtttatggcagggcTGACTCTTTTGCAGTCTCTCCTTGTGGCTTTAACcggagcaaagtttgcaatggatagatttaaaattccgCAGCAGTATgccagttcgttcattaacatggttcataatcctatggagttggcaacgtttactggtattgttattataaatattctTTCGTGGATACCCGGTGTTAATGGCTATTTCAAGTGGTTTGCCATTGTAACAAATGCGACACTATGTCTTTCCTTCATTCTACTCCTCTATGCATTTACATCTGGAGGCTCGCTGGG encodes the following:
- a CDS encoding 60S ribosomal protein L35, putative (encoded by transcript BEWA_041500A), whose translation is MKRSEKIKVFELRNKSDAELLQQLDELKQELATFRVSKVTATGTSKLSKITVIRKAIAKVLTVYNQRKKEEERKKYKKLSKTPLNLRPKLTRAKRKALTAKQKQMKTLKERKKSENLPKRKFAVLS